From one Sus scrofa isolate TJ Tabasco breed Duroc chromosome 9, Sscrofa11.1, whole genome shotgun sequence genomic stretch:
- the LOC100515396 gene encoding olfactory receptor 52N2, with product MSGANSSSLTPGFFILSGVPGLEAAHVWLSLPFCFMYIVAVVGNCGLLYLIGHEEALHRPMYYFLALLSFTDATLCTTTVPNMLCIFWFNLKEIDFNACLAQMFFVHMLTGMESGVLMLMALDRYVAICYPLRYATILTSPVIAKAGLATFLRGVMLIVPFTFLTKRLPYCRGNSIPHTYCDHMSVAKVSCGNVKVNAVYGLLAALLIGGFDIFCISGSYTMILRAVVSLSSADARHKAFSTCTSHICAIVITYVPAFFTFFTHRFGEHSIPHHIHIIVANLYLLLPPTMNPIVYGVKTKQIREGVIKFLLGDKVLFTQDK from the coding sequence ATGTCTGGAGCCAacagctccagtctgaccccGGGATTCTTCATCTTGAGTGGTGTCCCTGGGCTGGAAGCCGCACACGTCTGGCTCTCCCTGCCATTCTGCTTCATGTACATCGTTGCTGTCGTGGGCAACTGTGGGCTCCTCTACCTCATCGGCCACGAGGAGGCCCTGCACCGGCCCATGTACTACTTTCTGGCCCTGCTCTCCTTCACCGATGCCACCCTGTGCACCACCACGGTACCCAATATGCTGTGCATCTTCTGGTTCAACCTCAAGGAGATAGACTTCAATGCCTGCCTGGCTCAGATGTTTTTTGTCCACATGTTGACGGGGATGGAGTCCGGGGTGCTCATGCTCATGGCCCtggaccgctacgtggccatctgctaCCCCTTACGCTATGCCACCATCCTCACCAGCCCTGTCATCGCCAAGGCTGGTCTTGCCACGTTCCTGAGGGGTGTGATGCTCATCGTCCCTTTCACTTTCCTTACCAAGCGCCTGCCCTATTGTCGTGGCAACTCCATTCCCCACACTTACTGTGACCACATGTCCGTGGCCAAGGTCTCCTGTGGCAATGTCAAGGTCAATGCTGTCTACGGTCTCTTGGCAGCGCTCCTGATTGGGGGCTTTGATATCTTCTGTATTTCAGGGTCTTACACTATGATATTGCGGGCAGTGGTGAGCCTGTCTTCGGCAGATGCTCGGCACAAAGCCTTCAGCACCTGTACATCTCACATCTGTGCCATTGTGATCACCTATGTCCcagcttttttcacttttttcaccCACCGTTTTGGAGAACACAGTATCCCTCACCACATACACATCATTGTGGCCAACCTTTATTTGCTCCTGCCTCCTACAATGAACCCCATTGTTTACGGAGTCAAGACCAAACAGATCCGGGAAGGTGTGATCAAATTTTTACTTGGAGACAAGGTTCTCTTTACTCAAGacaaataa
- the LOC100521984 gene encoding olfactory receptor 52N2-like — translation MHGANSSSLTPTHFILSGIPGLEAAHVWISLPFCFMYVIAVTGNCGLMYIISHEEALHRPMYYFLALLSLIDISGCTSFVPNTLCIFWLRLKEIDFNACLVQMFFIHMLTGMESGVLMLMALDRYVAICYPLRYATILTNTTIARAGLATFTRSVLLMMPFTFLIKRLPYCRGNLVQHTYCDHMSLAKLSCGNIKINAVYGLIAALLIGGFDMFCISLSYTMIVRAVINLASADARHKAFSTCTSHISAIVITYVPAFFNFFTHRFGGRSIPHHVHILIANLYLLLPPTLNPIVYGVKTKQIREGVIKLFTREKDAFRVR, via the coding sequence ATGCATGGAGCCAACAGCTCCAGCCTGACACCAACACACTTCATCCTCAGTGGGATTCCTGGGCTGGAAGCGGCACACGTCTGGATCTCCCTGCCGTTCTGCTTCATGTATGTCATTGCTGTCACAGGGAACTGTGGGCTCATGTACATCATCAGCCACGAGGAGGCTCTGCATCGGCCCATGTACTACTTCCTCGCCTTGCTGTCCCTTATAGACATCAGTGGCTGCACTTCCTTTGTCCCCAATACGTTGTGCATCTTCTGGCTCCGCCTCAAGGAGATTGACTTTAACGCCTGCCTTGTGCAGATGTTTTTCATCCACATGCTGACAGGCATGGAGTCCGGGGTGCTCATGCTTATGGCTCTGGATCGCTACGTGGCCATTTGCTACCCTCTACGCTATGCCACCATCCTCACCAACACCACCAttgccagggctgggctggccaCCTTCACACGAAGTGTGTTGCTCATGATGCCGTTCACTTTCCTGATCAAGCGGCTTCCCTACTGCAGGGGCAATCTCGTTCAACACACCTACTGTGACCATATGTCTCTGGCCAAGTTATCCTGCGGCAACATCAAGATTAACGCTGTCTATGGTCTCATAGCTGCCCTACTGATAGGAGGGTTTGATATGTTCTGTATTTCCCTGTCTTACACCATGATTGTTCGTGCTGTAATAAATCTGGCATCTGCGGATGCCCGACACAAAGCTTTTAGCACCTGTACCTCCCACATTAGTGCTATTGTCATCACCTATGTCCCAgccttcttcaatttcttcaccCACCGCTTTGGGGGACGCAGCATCCCTCACCACGTCCACATTTTAATAGCCAACCTCTACCTGCTGCTGCCTCCCACCTTGAATCCAATTGTCTATGGAGTGAAGACCAAGCAGATCCGTGAGGGAGTCATCAAACTGTTTACTAGAGAGAAAGATGCTTTCCGTGTGAGGTAA